The following nucleotide sequence is from Paenibacillus andongensis.
ATACACAACTTACGGGTACAGCACCTACCGAAATAGAAGCGACGGAGCCGATTGAACATGTTAGTGATTACTTAAGCCGTATTGAAAGTGCATTATTCGGTGAATTAAAGGCGTTTGAAAAGTATCGCACCCTATATTTGAACATTCGACCAGTATACCGCGATATGTTATTTGAAATCATGACCGATGAGATTAAGCACGCTAGTTACTATAACTGGCTATACGCGAGAAACAATAGATAAAAGATATGGCCTTCGATGCCTCTCATAGCAATATAAATACCCCAGGAGCTTTATTAATGGCGCACTGGGGTATTTGATGTGTCAAGGTAGAAAACCATTGGTTGCACGCATGCTATTCGTCTTTCTTCTGCTGCAGCGCAGCCATCAATTTGTCAGCGAGCGAGCTGCCCAGCTGAGCTTGATCGGAGAACTTCTCGATCAGCTGACGGTTGGCTTTGGCAGAGGCGCGACGGCCGCCGCCGGTGGATTCGTTGTCTATTTTCTCCACGACGTTGCATGGACGGCATTGAAAATACTTGCCGGATTTGCCGGTGTGGATCTCCATTTTTTTGTGACACTGCGGGCAACGGTGGTTGGTCAATTGTCCGTCCGCTTCGCGCTTATAGGAACATTCGCGGCTGGAACAAACGAGATAACGGCCTCGTTTCCCCTTGACCTCTTGAAGAAACTCCCCGCAATCCGGACATTTGCTGCCCGTTAAATTATGCGGCTTATAGGCCGCAGAACTTTTCTTGACCTCATCGACCAGCTCGGCTGCTTTTTTGCGAATGCCGCTTAGGAATTGCTCCATGCTTCCTTTGCCTTTGGAAATGCGTTCTAGCTCCAGCTCCCAACGGGCTGTAAGCTCTGGAGAACGCAGTTCCTCCGAAGCAAGCTCTATGAGCTGAGTGCCCTTGCCAGTCGGAACGAGTAAGGAGCCTTGACGTTCAATGGTGTCGGAAGATACCAGCTTCTCGATAATATCAGCGCGAGTAGCAGGCGTGCCGAGGCCCCATTTTTCCATTTGGGAAAGCAAGGAAGCTTCGTTGTACCTGGCAGGCGGTTTCGTCTGGCGGCTTAATTGACGGGCGTTTCGGACAGTTACGGCGTCTTTTTCGGCAGCTTGGGGCAGCAGCTGAGCAGAGTCGTCATCAGACTCGGTTTCTTCCCGATCTGGATCGATGAAATCAGTGGTTCCATACACGTCTTTCCAACCGGCTTCTTTCACCACTTTACCTGATGCATAGAGCTTTTCTCCAGCAATCTCCACAGTCAACTTGGTTTCATCATAGCGGCAGGGACCAGAGAACAAGGCTAGGAATCTCCGCAAGATGAGATCATAGAGACGGCGTTCGTCAGCGCTTAAGGTAGAGAGTGAAATGGCTTCTCCAGTAGGAATAATCGCATGGTGGTCGCTGACCTTGGTATCGTCGACAATGCGTTTCGTAATGTTTAACGGTTTGCGTATAAAAGGAGCGGCTAGCGCTGCATAGGGGCCAATAGCTGCGCCCTTAAGCCTGCCAAGCAAAGTCGGTACCATGTCCGAGGTCAAATAGCGCGAATCGGTACGCGGATAGGTGACCAACTTGTATTGCTCATACAATCTTTGCAGCACATTTGAAGTCTGCTTGGCTGAGAACCCAAACTTGCGGTTGGCATCGCGCTGCAATTCGGTTAGGTCATAAGCAAGCGGATGCGGAATCTGCTTCTCGGTTTTCTGCACGTGCAGGATTCTGCCGCTCTGGCCCTGCAGCTTTGCTTTTAAGGCATCTGCGCGCTCGCGGTCAAAAATGCGCGTATCGCCTGTTTTGGGGTCTCGCCACACCGCGCGGAAAGAGCCCAGATCGGCTTCGATCAACCAATAGTCGACGGACCGGAAATCCCGGATTTCCGCCTCGCGGCCCGTCATCATTGCCAGCGTAGGCGTCTGCACACGCCCAGCAGATAAGGACGCGCCGAACTTGCTGGTCAGCGCGCGGGTGACATTCAGGCCGATCAGCCAATCGGCCTCGGATCGACAGACGGCTGCTTGATACAGCCGGTTGTAGTCCGTTCCAGGCTTTAGCTGCGCGAAGCCTTCGCGAATCGCCTGATCCGTCTGCGACGAGATCCAAAGCCGTTTGAACGGCTTCTTCCAGCGGATCAGCTCCATAATCCAG
It contains:
- a CDS encoding ferritin-like domain-containing protein, which codes for MYYTLQAPTYVPYQGYLGHFARSEDMVLKIILQSIAGERNDELFYQELIRLAPTEKEKEVIIGIRDDERKHNQMFRNIYTQLTGTAPTEIEATEPIEHVSDYLSRIESALFGELKAFEKYRTLYLNIRPVYRDMLFEIMTDEIKHASYYNWLYARNNR
- a CDS encoding DNA topoisomerase III → MKILVLTEKPSVAKEIARVLGCNQKQKHHYEGAKYVVTWALGHLVTLAEPDDYDPKYKTWNLEDLPIIPERMKLKVMKETSQQYRAIEQLSRRGDLAELVIATDAGREGELVARWIMELIRWKKPFKRLWISSQTDQAIREGFAQLKPGTDYNRLYQAAVCRSEADWLIGLNVTRALTSKFGASLSAGRVQTPTLAMMTGREAEIRDFRSVDYWLIEADLGSFRAVWRDPKTGDTRIFDRERADALKAKLQGQSGRILHVQKTEKQIPHPLAYDLTELQRDANRKFGFSAKQTSNVLQRLYEQYKLVTYPRTDSRYLTSDMVPTLLGRLKGAAIGPYAALAAPFIRKPLNITKRIVDDTKVSDHHAIIPTGEAISLSTLSADERRLYDLILRRFLALFSGPCRYDETKLTVEIAGEKLYASGKVVKEAGWKDVYGTTDFIDPDREETESDDDSAQLLPQAAEKDAVTVRNARQLSRQTKPPARYNEASLLSQMEKWGLGTPATRADIIEKLVSSDTIERQGSLLVPTGKGTQLIELASEELRSPELTARWELELERISKGKGSMEQFLSGIRKKAAELVDEVKKSSAAYKPHNLTGSKCPDCGEFLQEVKGKRGRYLVCSSRECSYKREADGQLTNHRCPQCHKKMEIHTGKSGKYFQCRPCNVVEKIDNESTGGGRRASAKANRQLIEKFSDQAQLGSSLADKLMAALQQKKDE